One genomic segment of Gossypium arboreum isolate Shixiya-1 chromosome 3, ASM2569848v2, whole genome shotgun sequence includes these proteins:
- the LOC108475370 gene encoding galactolipase DONGLE, chloroplastic-like codes for MASKALMKPTLNFKHGTLKNNEAQVQLHSFGQVCFPGKNGFSSSRKSAVVSVVTTKTASPATVVAVPVKTGSTVLLSQKWREIQGLNNWESLVEPLHPLLRNEIIRYGEFVAACYKAFDLDSNSKRYLNCKYGKKNMLKEVGMDDSGYEVTKYIYATPDVNIPIQNDAAPGRWIGYVAVSSDEVTKQLGRRDMLVTFRGTVTNHEWVANFMSSLTPARLDPLHDRPDVKVESGFLSLYTSEEAETKFGLESCRQQLLSEVSRLINKYKGEELSITLAGHSMGSALALLLAYDISELGLNKADDHRKIPVTVFSFGGPRVGNLSFKQRCEQLGVKVLRIVNVNDPITKLPGVLFNENFRGFIGGSRYEFPWFACSCYVHVGVELVLDFFNVQNPSCVHDLETYINLLKWPQRLGIQKEGFDWMNKARDLLTSAQSLNINLMLWKDVAINMVNMVQSQRT; via the coding sequence ATGGCGTCCAAAGCTTTAATGAAGCCAACCTTGAACTTTAAACATGGTACCCTAAAGAACAATGAAGCTCAAGTTCAGTTACATTCTTTTGGTCAAGTTTGTTTCCCGGGAAAGAATGGGTTTTCTTCGTCGAGAAAATCTGCTGTCGTCTCAGTAGTAACAACGAAGACAGCATCGCCAGCGACGGTGGTGGCAGTGCCTGTGAAAACTGGTTCGACGGTTTTGTTATCCCAGAAATGGAGAGAAATCCAGGGGTTAAACAACTGGGAAAGCTTGGTGGAACCTTTGCATCCTCTCCTTCGAAACGAGATAATCCGATATGGCGAGTTCGTTGCCGCTTGTTATAAGGCTTTTGATCTCGACTCGAACTCGAAACGTTACTTGAATTGTAAGTATGGCAAAAAGAACATGTTGAAAGAAGTGGGAATGGATGATTCTGGGTACGAAGTGACCAAGTACATTTACGCCACCCCAGACGTCAACATCCCAATCCAGAACGACGCCGCACCTGGTCGTTGGATTGGGTACGTAGCCGTTTCATCGGACGAAGTGACGAAACAGTTAGGAAGAAGAGACATGTTGGTTACGTTCAGAGGGACGGTGACGAACCACGAATGGGTAGCCAACTTTATGAGCTCACTAACCCCAGCACGCCTCGATCCACTCCATGATCGCCCAGACGTGAAAGTAGAATCCGGGTTTTTAAGCTTATACACATCGGAAGAAGCCGAGACCAAGTTTGGCCTTGAGAGTTGCCGGCAACAGCTATTATCCGAGGTTTCGAGGCTAATAAACAAATACAAAGGCGAAGAATTAAGTATCACTTTAGCTGGTCATAGCATGGGAAGTGCTTTAGCCCTACTATTAGCCTATGACATATCAGAGCTTGGGTTAAACAAAGCTGATGATCATCGTAAAATACCAGTCACAGTGTTCTCTTTCGGGGGACCAAGAGTTGGTAACTTGAGCTTCAAGCAAAGATGTGAACAATTAGGGGTTAAAGTATTAAGAATTGTGAATGTCAATGACCCCATCACCAAGCTACCAGGTGTGTTATTCAATGAGAATTTTAGGGGTTTCATCGGCGGCAGCAGATATGAATTCCCCTGGTTCGCTTGCTCCTGTTACGTCCACGTCGGGGTCGAATTAGTCCTCGACTTTTTCAATGTTCAAAACCCTTCATGTGTTCATGATCTTGAAACCTACATCAACTTACTCAAATGGCCTCAAAGATTAGGGATTCAAAAAGAGGGTTTTGATTGGATGAACAAAGCTAGGGATTTGCTTACAAGTGCTCAAAGCCTTAACATCAATTTGATGCTATGGAAAGATGTTGCAATCAACATGGTAAACATGGTTCAATctcaaagaacataa